In Pelosinus sp. UFO1, one genomic interval encodes:
- a CDS encoding YeiH family protein produces the protein MAGTTQSTLPWYQREDTWAIIIALGLVLAITAAFFGGVIGLFKSMAVSIPGWSNDISKVIAGLSKNITGLFLLFGFFLVAFSIGARTMGYNVKNFIAGFTVLFIVSVLISILGSNKFIKDWQLETPLLALLFGLIIGNTVTLPQWFQAGLKTEYYVKTGIVLMGATLPFTIIMQAGPLAILQATIVSVITFGVIYFAATRLFGLDERFAACLGAGGSICGVSAAIAIGGACRAKKEHVSVAISMVIVWAVIMIFVLPLWAKQLGMDAGPAGAWIGTSEFADAAGFAAAEAMGDERSVKTFTLMKVVGRDMFVGVWALVVAFLSVTIWENKSSATAERIDKGEIWRRFPKFIIGFFAASIFVTMLITMMEPKAASDFSKDAIGSIKTLRGWTFTWTFLSIGFTTRFRELTSFGWKPLVAFTIGVLINVPLGYWLSNVVFVDYWLNIK, from the coding sequence ATGGCAGGTACAACACAATCTACGCTTCCTTGGTATCAAAGAGAAGATACCTGGGCAATTATTATTGCTTTAGGACTTGTTTTGGCCATTACGGCTGCGTTTTTTGGTGGGGTGATAGGATTATTCAAATCAATGGCAGTTAGTATTCCTGGGTGGTCTAATGATATAAGTAAAGTTATTGCTGGGCTTAGTAAAAATATTACTGGACTCTTTTTATTATTTGGATTCTTTCTTGTAGCTTTTTCGATTGGTGCTCGCACAATGGGTTATAATGTTAAAAATTTTATAGCAGGTTTCACAGTATTATTTATTGTGTCGGTGCTTATTTCTATTCTAGGTTCCAATAAGTTTATTAAAGATTGGCAGCTAGAGACCCCACTACTTGCCTTGCTATTCGGCCTTATTATCGGTAATACTGTGACACTGCCACAGTGGTTCCAGGCTGGATTAAAAACGGAATACTACGTAAAAACTGGTATCGTTCTTATGGGGGCTACCTTACCCTTTACCATCATTATGCAAGCGGGTCCTTTAGCAATATTGCAAGCGACAATTGTTTCTGTTATCACCTTTGGAGTGATTTACTTTGCTGCAACCCGTTTATTTGGTTTGGATGAACGTTTTGCTGCCTGCTTAGGGGCGGGTGGATCAATTTGCGGAGTATCGGCTGCCATTGCCATTGGTGGTGCTTGCCGTGCGAAAAAAGAGCATGTTTCTGTGGCGATATCTATGGTCATTGTTTGGGCCGTAATAATGATCTTTGTACTTCCTCTATGGGCAAAGCAACTAGGTATGGATGCTGGACCTGCCGGGGCCTGGATTGGTACTTCGGAGTTTGCTGATGCGGCTGGTTTTGCGGCTGCTGAGGCAATGGGAGATGAAAGATCTGTTAAAACTTTTACGCTAATGAAAGTTGTTGGTCGAGATATGTTTGTCGGTGTATGGGCGTTGGTGGTTGCTTTTTTATCCGTAACAATTTGGGAAAACAAAAGTTCTGCTACAGCGGAGCGTATTGATAAAGGAGAAATATGGCGTCGTTTCCCTAAATTTATCATTGGTTTCTTTGCAGCCTCGATCTTTGTCACGATGCTTATTACAATGATGGAACCGAAAGCCGCGTCGGATTTTTCAAAAGATGCTATAGGCTCCATTAAAACATTACGTGGCTGGACATTTACTTGGACCTTTCTGAGTATTGGATTTACCACTCGTTTCCGTGAATTAACTTCATTTGGTTGGAAACCGTTAGTGGCATTTACCATTGGTGTACTAATCAATGTGCCCCTTGGATATTGGCTATCAAATGTAGTGTTTGTAGACTATTGGTTGAACATTAAATAA